One stretch of Fictibacillus sp. b24 DNA includes these proteins:
- a CDS encoding MFS transporter → MEQSSEKLLQNKPYRFLISAQLISNLGDWLSILAIFTLVGLKWNATPLEISLIVLSLAIPMTLLGPISGVFADRLERKYVMIASDIARGFVIMGLIFADQLWHIYTLLFLLGVCSSIFNPAKNGKLKEIVPNRHMQQAASISSLIENGTKIIGPALSGFLLVLWDIKIIFVIDSLSFFLSALLLFKVPVNHSKLLTSSTENKASQSFTKELKDGFLFIRSVPFIFYGTILMAVMMFVLQMADSQFVVLFRELKEVSSSLIGTVMAASGAGFIISGLLLSKIEVKKAVNSMIGGCFILGAGFGSIALLTYFNLPLPFVWASILACIGSLGAGFVFIPFQSTVMKETPSEMSGRTLGTIGSIMMFSSLTGPLAGGILGNYLGVVPLFLAAASGLCLISMIAFFLRKPFGKEKTEYVTESNRESQRAAEAQHS, encoded by the coding sequence TTGGAACAATCTTCAGAAAAACTGCTTCAAAACAAACCGTATCGTTTTTTAATTTCTGCACAGTTAATTTCGAACCTTGGCGACTGGCTCTCTATCCTGGCCATTTTTACTCTTGTAGGGCTAAAATGGAATGCAACACCACTTGAAATTTCTTTGATTGTTTTGTCCCTCGCTATTCCCATGACATTATTAGGACCGATCTCTGGAGTTTTTGCTGATCGTTTAGAAAGAAAATACGTCATGATCGCATCTGATATCGCAAGAGGATTTGTCATTATGGGCTTGATTTTTGCAGATCAATTATGGCACATCTATACGTTATTATTCTTACTTGGGGTATGTTCTTCTATATTTAATCCCGCAAAAAACGGAAAACTTAAGGAAATCGTACCAAATCGGCATATGCAGCAAGCGGCATCTATAAGCTCATTGATTGAAAATGGCACAAAAATTATCGGTCCCGCATTAAGTGGTTTTCTTCTTGTGCTTTGGGATATTAAAATCATCTTTGTCATTGACTCGTTATCATTCTTTCTTTCTGCTCTTCTATTATTTAAAGTCCCAGTCAATCATTCCAAACTCCTCACTTCATCGACAGAAAATAAAGCTTCACAAAGTTTTACAAAAGAATTGAAAGATGGTTTTTTGTTTATAAGATCTGTTCCTTTCATTTTTTACGGAACAATATTAATGGCCGTGATGATGTTTGTGCTGCAGATGGCAGACTCACAGTTTGTTGTTTTATTTAGAGAACTTAAAGAAGTTTCCTCAAGCCTGATTGGAACAGTTATGGCAGCTTCAGGTGCTGGGTTTATTATTTCTGGTCTTTTACTAAGCAAGATCGAGGTAAAGAAAGCAGTGAACAGTATGATAGGCGGTTGTTTCATATTAGGAGCAGGTTTCGGAAGCATTGCTTTACTTACTTATTTCAACTTGCCGCTCCCCTTTGTATGGGCGTCTATCTTGGCCTGCATCGGCTCATTGGGAGCAGGATTCGTCTTTATTCCGTTTCAGTCAACCGTTATGAAGGAAACACCTTCTGAAATGAGCGGACGGACACTTGGCACAATCGGCAGCATCATGATGTTTTCGAGTTTGACAGGACCTCTCGCAGGTGGAATTCTAGGAAACTATTTAGGCGTCGTGCCTCTGTTTCTGGCAGCAGCTAGTGGATTATGCCTCATAAGTATGATAGCCTTTTTCTTAAGAAAACCATTCGGAAAGGAAAAAACAGAATATGTCACCGAAAGTAACAGAGAGTCACAAAGAGCAGCGGAGGCTCAGCATTCTTAA
- a CDS encoding TetR family transcriptional regulator, with translation MSPKVTESHKEQRRLSILNAAKEIFAKKGYEAFVMQDVIDAVDLSRGGVYSYFSNKEDLFESVLQSMNESFSNGVKQLADTDSIWQSLLNEFESYKEIEDKQDSITAVQIEFFLINRRVPEKAAYFKNRYKYAIDQFVWLFQQGVEKGEFQPKYPLESIARYYITFNDGIHISTVFVSKQDIDYNQQIDLFLSQISYMLGVKQE, from the coding sequence ATGTCACCGAAAGTAACAGAGAGTCACAAAGAGCAGCGGAGGCTCAGCATTCTTAATGCGGCTAAAGAGATATTTGCTAAAAAAGGATACGAAGCTTTTGTTATGCAAGATGTAATCGATGCTGTTGATTTGAGCAGAGGTGGCGTGTATTCTTATTTTTCCAATAAGGAAGATTTGTTTGAATCCGTCTTGCAGTCCATGAATGAATCGTTTAGTAATGGGGTTAAACAACTAGCTGATACCGATTCGATCTGGCAATCTCTTTTAAACGAATTTGAGAGCTATAAGGAGATTGAGGACAAACAAGATTCGATTACAGCTGTGCAAATTGAATTCTTTCTGATCAATCGAAGAGTACCAGAAAAAGCTGCTTATTTTAAAAATCGTTACAAATATGCGATTGATCAATTTGTTTGGCTGTTTCAGCAAGGGGTAGAAAAAGGAGAGTTCCAGCCAAAGTATCCTCTAGAATCAATCGCAAGATATTATATAACGTTTAACGACGGCATTCATATTTCAACCGTATTTGTTTCAAAACAAGATATTGATTACAACCAGCAAATTGACCTCTTCCTATCCCAAATCTCATACATGCTAGGCGTTAAACAAGAATAA